From Mercenaria mercenaria strain notata chromosome 17, MADL_Memer_1, whole genome shotgun sequence, the proteins below share one genomic window:
- the LOC123535969 gene encoding mucin-5AC-like has translation MKETTSLHSTTSEIYTLPTAETRISSLPATETETTSLLDTTTDFDDISNDSITDSESTDEDLYKYTVAPITETFDNEELLWPDWIYTVIETTTSFISSAFSEAGGITSVTQSTPDDKYGNTTAVENSSTSESMTLTTVKVLSTPGSITSTTVNVSSPASESTVLTTDKVPSKLGSTTSPTVNVSSTSESKSFTTVKARSKPGIMTSTKVKIHSTAESTTSTTDKVPLTLESTTSTTIKVPSVPEISALTPLKSSPTSASTALTTKKVPSKPVSTKLATVKIHSTTRSTASAPVKVRSTTGSTTSTTLDISSTQGSTTAFEVSSTPESTVSATVSIPSTSGSTPSKTATISSTESNTAQTTVDITSTAPTTDVIHSIAGSTASTAVTIPSTADSTASTTVNIPSKEGSTASTIVTVPYTLESTTSTAVKVPTTTESKKTTLKSDTKEPYIRYATILTHVEGDKKSESLIQEQTITETPVISPASNTTRKLSKIRHKFDLTSNNTYPNPKKETYEYVRNTKIAKGKAKLTFKKIRVTVIRTYQEGKRIVLQTYQKVKNIATTVVVTTYRRSRELLRQALQRVEALWKYCKTGIDHYIVKPLLNARVIVKSKFEQTYTRLSEIFNRGKTILRMTTDNVREEASTYFDSLAKYYTDVYRQYSTEVRDIFESLKIPDS, from the exons ATGAAGGAAACAACATCGCTGCACTCAACAACATCGGAAATATATACACTGCCAACAGCAGAAACGAGAATATCTTCATTGCCAGCAACAGAAACGGAAACAACTTCACTATTGGACACTACAACAGATTTTGATGACATATCAAATGACAGTATAACTGATTCTGAATCTACAGACGAGGACTTATACAAATATACTGTAGCTCCAATTACAGAAACGTTTGACAATGAAGAATTACTATGGCCAGATTGGATTTATACAGTCATAGAAACTACGACATCGTTTATATCATCAGCGTTTTCCGAAGCAGGAGGTATAACGTCTGTCACTCAAAGTACACCTGACGATAAATACGGAAATACAACAGCAGTTGAGAATTCTTCCACTTCGGAAAGTATGACATTAACAACAGTTAAGGTTCTTTCCACACCTGGAAGCATAACATCAACAACAGTTAATGTTTCTTCTCCCGCATCGGAAAGTACGGTTTTAACAACAGATAAGGTTCCTTCAAAACTGGGAAGTACAACATCGCCGACAGTAAATGTTTCTTCCACATCGGAAAGTAAATCATTTACAACAGTTAAGGCTCGTTCAAAGCCCGGAATTATGACATCAACAAAAGTAAAAATCCATTCCACAGCTGAAAGTACGACATCAACAACAGATAAAGTCCCTTTGACACTGGAAAGTACGACATCAACAACAATAAAAGTTCCTTCCGTACCGGAAATTTCGGCATTAACACCATTAAAGAGCTCTCCCACATCAGCAAGTACAgcattaacaacaaaaaaagttcCTTCAAAACCGGTAAGTACGAAATTAGCAACAGTAAAAATCCATTCAACAACAAGAAGTACGGCCTCAGCACCAGTTAAGGTCCGTTCCACAACGGGAAGTACCACATCAACAACACTTGATATTTCTTCCACACAAGGAAGTACGACAGCATTTGAAGTTTCTTCCACACCGGAAAGTACGGTATCAGCAACAGTTAGTATCCCTTCCACGTCTGGAAGTACACCATCAAAAACAGCTACTATCTCTTCCACAGAGAGTAATACAGCACAAACAACTGTAGATATTACTTCTACAGCGCCAACAACAGATGTTATCCATTCAATCGCGGGTAGTACAGCGTCAACAGCAG TAACTATTCCTTCCACAGCGGACAGTACAGCATCAACAACAGTTAATATCCCTTCTAAAGAAGGTAGTACAGCATCAACGATAGTTACGGTCCCTTATACTCTAGAAAGTACGACATCAACAGCAGTTAAGGTTCCAACCACAACAGAAAGTAAGAAAACGACGCTTAAGTCAGATACAAAAGAACCATACATTAGGTATGCAACTATCTTAACACATGTAGAAGGCGACAAAAAGTCAGAAAGCCTTATTCAAGAACAGACAATAACAGAAACTCCTGTCATTTCTCCTGCTTCTAATACAACCCGTAAATTGTCCAAAATAAGACATAAATTTGATCTTACTTCTAACAATACGTATCCAAATCCGAAGAAAGAAACTTACGAATATGTAAGAAATACAAAAATCGCTAAAGGGAAAGCAAAACTgacttttaagaaaataagagTCACAGTAATAAGGACATATCAAGAAGGAAAACGCATCGTTTTACAGACGTACCAAAAGGTCAAAAACATCGCAACAACGGTTGTCGTGACAACATATCGGCGGTCAAGAGAACTACTTAGACAAGCGCTGCAAAGAGTTGAAGCATTATGGAAGTATTGTAAAACTGGAATTGACCATTATATAGTAAAACCGCTTCTAAATGCCAGAGTTATTGTGAAAAGTAAATTTGAACAGACATATACGCGATTAAGTGAAATATTCAACAGAGGTAAAACGATATTGAGAATGACAACAGATAATGTGCGGGAGGAGGCGTCTACCTATTTTGATAGTTTAGCTAAATACTATACGGATGTATATAGACAATATTCAACTGAAGTTAGAGACATTTTTGAGTCTTTAAAAATTCCTGACAGCTAA
- the LOC128545905 gene encoding E3 ubiquitin-protein ligase TRIM71-like translates to MDNEIVTNVTVDEGAVGVIHSNESYEETGNENFQCEPCLFENAEVEATTFCMDCFEHLCINCARDHRKNKISRNHKLLEGEEIPKDLKTIKILKRMMACSGHPGTDVTYKCEDHDKYICVTCLAECHRKCNEVNEISLIISPGNEDRCRIVKESLSQLQEYTATSKSASEDNKESLRAQLSVIQKEQQTLFDSIYEELSKRKKQLELETGELATKELTEIEGNLQKYNEAETEEEEYQRLLDVTIKCGNAREVNVIPDLISRKVKLLKEAIENRYKKEQAFLTFNCSVDLKPLIKLGQVSVMYTDQVKHLDSNDEHRLSSDELLEPEKVSNKVTKLTTDNSSSQSSITKHLDEIPQTLKQTRLSAEREVQSTPNTQQKSHPPSFMKRSVGHQFISYSVKCQDDPFYCRICAIVILPDDRLVILDHTNTKLKVFKEDFSLAFTFGFQNKPFAMCHAYDNTVAVVLIDGRAVDKYFIGHSNVFNAGKFPTKYGIDALEKFGNDKKIAILFCDDKEHNRCHFFQIRDAEHGRILETLYLEKSTGVTLKLEGAKRMLYRGTNEIFVSEHWKLHCFDIDKNVGFCTKQSDSNYIQESWFYKSCKGHFLKDVSDLATDEEGNIYVCGLESNNIHQISSDNYRENRIILNNIKEPNSISVHSKKGYLIVGCFDDDYIHVYHFG, encoded by the coding sequence ATGGATAACGAAATTGTAACTAATGTAACAGTTGATGAAGGTGCAGTCGGGGTAATTCATAGCAACGAGTCCTACGAAGAGACTGGGAATGAAAACTTTCAATGTGAACCATGTCTTTTTGAAAACGCTGAAGTAGAGGCAACAACATTTTGCATGGATTGTTTTGAACATCTTTGCATAAATTGTGCCCGCGATCACAGAAAGAACAAGATTTCAAGGAATCACAAGTTGCTGGAAGGTGAAGAAATCCCGAAggatttaaaaacaattaaaattttgaaacgcATGATGGCATGTTCCGGTCATCCCGGAACGGATGTTACATACAAATGTGAAGATCATGATAAGTATATTTGTGTAACGTGTTTAGCAGAATGTCATCGGAAATGTAACGAGGTGAATGAAATCTCTCTGATAATCTCCCCTGGAAATGAAGACAGGTGTAGGATTGTGAAAGAATCACTATCGCAACTTCAAGAATACACAGCCACTTCCAAAAGTGCATCTGAAGATAATAAAGAAAGTCTTCGTGCACAACTTTCTGTAATACAAAAGGAACAACAAACACTTTTTGACAGTATTTATGAAGAACTGTCTAAAAGAAAAAAGCAGCTGGAACTTGAAACAGGTGAGCTTGCGACGAAAGAATTGACTGAAATTGAAGGAAATCTACAAAAGTATAATGAAGCTGAAACAGAAGAGGAAGAATATCAAAGATTACTAGATGTCACTATAAAATGTGGGAATGCTAGGGAAGTAAATGTTATACCTGATCTAATATCAAGAAAAGTAAAGTTACTCAAAGAGGCCATTGAGAATAGATAcaaaaaagaacaagcatttcttACATTTAATTGCAGTGTGGATTTGAAACCACTAATAAAACTAGGACAAGTGTCTGTCATGTATACTGACCAAGTAAAACATTTGGACTCTAATGACGAGCATCGTCTTTCAAGCGATGAATTACTTGAACCTGAAAAAGTGTcaaataaagtgacaaaattaaCAACAGACAATAGTTCGTCCCAAAGCAGTATAACAAAACACTTAGATGAAATACCACAAACGTTGAAACAAACAAGACTTTCTGCGGAGCGAGAAGTTCAGAGTACGCCAAACACACAGCAGAAATCACACCCTCCTAGCTTTATGAAACGTAGCGTCGGTCACCAGTTTATTTCTTACAGTGTTAAATGTCAAGACGACCCATTTTATTGCCGTATCTGTGCCATAGTTATATTACCCGATGATCGTCTAGTTATTCTTGATCATACAAATAcgaaattaaaagtttttaaggAAGATTTTTCTCTTGCATTTACTTTTGGTTTTCAGAATAAACCTTTTGCCATGTGTCACGCTTACGACAACACAGTTGCAGTAGTTCTCATAGATGGAAGGGCAGTCGATAAATATTTTATCGGCCACTCAAATGTTTTCAACGCTGGGAAATTTCCAACAAAATACGGAATAGACGCTCTGGAAAAGTTTGGAAATGACAAGAAAATAGCGATTCTTTTTTGTGACGACAAAGAACATAATAGATGTCATTTTTTTCAGATTAGAGATGCGGAACATGGTCGTATTTTGGAAACATTATATTTGGAAAAATCAACTGGGGTTACGTTGAAGTTAGAAGGGGCCAAACGAATGTTGTATCGCGGAACAAATGAAATATTCGTGTCAGAACATTGGAAGCTTCACTGTTTCGATATAGATAAAAATGTCGGTTTTTGCACCAAGCAATCTGACAGTAATTACATTCAGGAATCTTGGTTCTATAAAAGCTGTAAAGGACATTTTTTGAAAGACGTTTCTGATTTAGCCACAGACGAAGAAGGAAACATCTATGTGTGTGGTTTAGAATCTAACAATATTCATCAAATTTCATCAGACAATTACAGAGAAAACAGAATAATCCTCAACAATATCAAAGAGCCAAATTCGATTTCTGTACACAGCAAGAAAGGCTACTTGATTGTCGGCTGTTTTGATGAtgattatatacatgtttatcacTTTGGTTAG